GCGGGAGGTGTCGTGCGAGACCAACCCGAACCACCTCATCCCCCGGGTGGTGGACCCCCTCACCGAGCGGGTCCAGCGGTTCTCGGTGGGGGTGCAGAGCTTCGACGACCGGCTGCTCGAGCAGATGGACCGGTACGACAAGTACGGGAGCGGCCGGGAGATCCTGGAGCGGCTCCAGGCCACCGCCGGCCGGTTCCACTCCCTGAACGTGGACATGATCTTCAACTTCCCGAGCCAGACCCGGGAGTCCCTCCTGCGCGACGTGGAGATGCTCACCGAGTCGGGCGCGAACCAGACCACGTTCTACCCCCTGATGAGCTCGCCGGCCGTGCGCCGGAAGCTGCGCGAGACCGTGGGCCCGGTCAGCTACACCCGGGAGCACCGGTACTACGAGGCCCTGTGCCAGGCCCTGGGCGGAGCGTTCGAGCCGGCCACGGCCTGGACCTTCTCCCGCCGGGCCGGCCAGATGATCGACGAGTACATCGTGGACTACGAGGAGTACGTGGGCGTGGGCAGCGGGGCGTTCAGCTACCTGGACGGAACCATCTACGTGAACACGTTCAGCCTGCGCGAGTACGACGAGCGGATCGCCTCGGGCCGGCTCTCCGCGGCCGCGGCCCGGCGCTACCCGTTGAAGGAGCAGATGCGCTACCGGTTCATGATGGACCTGTTCGGCCTCAGGCTCGACAAGAAGGCGTTCCGGGAGCGGTTCGGGAAGGGCGTGGAGCGCGGCCTCGCGCTGGAGATGGCGTTCTTCCGGGCGGTGGGGGCGTTCGAGCGGGACGACGCCGAGGCGCTGACCCTCGCCCCCAAGGGACGCTACCTTCTCGTGGCCATGATGCGGGAGTTCTTCGCGGGGGTGAACCAGTTCCGCGACCAGGCCCGGGCGGCCCTGCCCCCGGAGGAGCGGCGGGTCCTGTTCGGGGAGGGGGCGGGATGCGGGGCATGAGCCGGGACGATCTGCTGGAGATCGCGGTCGAGGCCGCCCGGGCCGCGGGCCGGATCCTGCGGGACCGGTTCGAAACCGGGTTCGGCGTGCGCCACAAGGGCGCCGTGGACCTGGTGACCGAGGTGGACCTGGAGTGCGAGGAGGCGATCCGGCAGGTCCTGGGCCGCCTGGCCCCCGGCACCCCCGTGCTGGGCGAGGAGGAGGGGCTCACCGGCACCGGCGACGCCGGCCGGTGGATCGTGGACCCCCTGGACGGCACCACCAACTACGCCCACGGGTTCCCGGCCTGCTGCGTGTCGATCGCCTGGGAGGAG
This is a stretch of genomic DNA from Deferrisoma camini S3R1. It encodes these proteins:
- a CDS encoding coproporphyrinogen III oxidase family protein, translated to MLSERVLTFALRQINRRVLRVRVAPDVTLPPARDDRPCLLYIHVPFCERLCPYCSFNRYPFRDDPARSYFRSLRDEMRRVADLGYRCTSVYVGGGTPTILIDELVDTLDLARELFPVREVSCETNPNHLIPRVVDPLTERVQRFSVGVQSFDDRLLEQMDRYDKYGSGREILERLQATAGRFHSLNVDMIFNFPSQTRESLLRDVEMLTESGANQTTFYPLMSSPAVRRKLRETVGPVSYTREHRYYEALCQALGGAFEPATAWTFSRRAGQMIDEYIVDYEEYVGVGSGAFSYLDGTIYVNTFSLREYDERIASGRLSAAAARRYPLKEQMRYRFMMDLFGLRLDKKAFRERFGKGVERGLALEMAFFRAVGAFERDDAEALTLAPKGRYLLVAMMREFFAGVNQFRDQARAALPPEERRVLFGEGAGCGA